In one Gossypium hirsutum isolate 1008001.06 chromosome D09, Gossypium_hirsutum_v2.1, whole genome shotgun sequence genomic region, the following are encoded:
- the LOC107931396 gene encoding uncharacterized protein DDB_G0271670, whose protein sequence is MEGIINGGKVGEGEDIRDNNNIQHCINHPYGKNPGGICAFCLQEKLGKLVSSSSPLPIHGSSSSSSPSPPPLISAAGGGGGNGGVVGSDNGHYRHTRRAASSDGGGGLKRSKSTVTPRGGRFVEGGDEFRKRSGFWSFLYVSSKTHSAKKPASIGMKLAKKGSSSLSMDDDHAPSFERKVSRSRSVGCGSRSFSGDFFERISTGFGDCTLRRVESQREGKSKPTHHHGHAPSSSSSSGMKERVKCGGIFSGFRIMTSSSSSSSSSSSSYWVSSATNNEDHINGRNNNKSWGWAFASPIRAFTASKPPSSGKKHSSIVKESTNNDNTTTKTTPNLSAIPSLLAVTS, encoded by the coding sequence ATGGAAGGTATCATCAATGGTGGAAAAGTTGGTGAAGGTGAAGATATAAGAGACAATAATAATATACAACACTGTATCAATCATCCTTATGGGAAAAACCCAGGTGGGATCTGTGCTTTTTGTCTTCAAGAAAAGCTTGGGAAATTGGTTTCTTCATCTTCTCCTTTACCTATTCATggctcatcatcatcatcatctccttctcctcctcctttaaTATCTGCCGccggtggtggtggtggtaatGGCGGCGTTGTTGGTAGTGATAATGGTCATTATCGTCATACAAGGAGGGCAGCATCATCAGATGGTGGTGGTGGTTTGAAGAGGAGCAAGTCCACCGTAACACCTAGGGGCGGCCGGTTCGTAGAAGGCGGCGATGAGTTTAGAAAAAGAAGTGGTTTCTGGTCTTTTCTTTATGTTTCTTCAAAGACCCATAGTGCCAAAAAACCAGCTTCCATTGGTATGAAGCTAGCAAAGAAGGGATCATCATCATTATCAATGGATGATGATCATGCACCATCATTTGAAAGGAAGGTTTCAAGGTCCAGATCCGTCGGCTGTGGAAGCCGGAGCTTTTCCGGTGATTTTTTCGAAAGGATCTCAACTGGTTTTGGTGATTGTACTCTTAGAAGAGTAGAATCACAAAGAGAGGGCAAATCAAAACCTACTCATCATCATGGCCATgccccatcatcatcatcatcatctggaATGAAAGAAAGGGTTAAATGTGGCGGTATATTTAGTGGATTCAGGATCatgacatcatcatcatcatcttcttcatcatcatcatcttcatacTGGGTTTCTTCTGCAACTAATAATGAAGATCACATCAATGGCAGAAACAATAATAAGAGTTGGGGTTGGGCTTTTGCAAGTCCCATTAGAGCTTTCACCGCCAGTAAGCCTCCTTCTTCTGGTAAGAAACACAGTTCCATTGTTAAAGAATCAACAAACAACGATAACACAACGACGAAAACAACACCAAATCTGTCTGCAATTCCTTCATTGTTAGCTGTTACAAGCTAA
- the LOC107931484 gene encoding putative E3 ubiquitin-protein ligase LIN-1 produces the protein MAPPPSPSFSVPADKLDVESMRLVVNSINRYISRLVSDEEEWDSIRLKCSSRLNFQQQEFFEFSEQAVLSNLYWGINGIEVALRACSEEYKGCQLKNSEKMLQVPALLDEQGTTSGIPNEYLVSCSYFYLSVIKNLQNDRLQAALHFLQALLVSPMLVRTEFASEELCGSLFESATQEIVGTQRLNSVSSNCSARDNLAESTRQMARRYKHWLIYYQVMLYESTNFSHKIADSTDSSKPSEHWNRPQANYKFDKVYPLDHQEDIIETMAYGTQSSVNNKEDQVRSKAIEDWDHIRRLQLRRMELNQNESIKCLQDVLDESQSDTPNFEDECNSESTEDSTGLFNSERIYLDGQKRASYDQMLHCHNGTSGQEYEAIVFPPVPEHQTNRDVIDEANIDKYFPDRLFRTVSDLSLSMLETEDTSRLELQQVQLFEHIAPNYRRSKSSTRMKQERTARREKLDSHCKGELMGIIQNAVSKLCFSDGLEMSGKDYAVEITAIYRMLNNKHGVKYTMLKDVILEQLLIAVSTSEEEMVIRASVTVLTTIVSTNISVVDDIKKKGLRLTDLARALKCNVHEAATLIYLIKPSAAEIKTLELLPTLVEVICTSNSSRCRPSKSVTVTPPAASLMIIEVLVTAFDNATNNMHLAAINSPRVLSGLLDVAKNHSLEEHISLATILVKCMQFDGQCRKYISQAIAMAPFIHLLQSNEKRAVFVALEFFHEVLRIPRSSAISLLQQIVKGCIDIMDILIVCVRGFRAEYQILAANLLLQLDTLENPKGKSLFREEAMQVLFQSIVLEESSTAQLLSAFILSNIGGTYSWTGEPYTIAWLVKKAGLTSLNHRNMIRNFDWLDPSLQDMVTDLWCSKIARSINEFGKPAFVALRKGLKSQIKRVARESLTTIAWLGCEISKSSNSLRYSACGILLGEVEKFLHPGMDLEERLLACLCIYNYASGKGMKKLIHFSEGVRESLRRFSNVIWMADELHRVADFYLPNKSRISCVHTQIVEVSHKYSGAVNALIYYKGMLYSGYSDGSIKVWDIKRQSATLLWDIKEHKDSVTCFSLFEPGETLLSGSIDKTIRVWQMVHNKLECIEVIATKEPVQKLDTYGQMIFMITHAHHLKVIDSLRTTNSICKTKSVKCMKMVQGRIYAGCTDSSIQEVSLSSNHQREIKAAVKKWRMQSKPINSITMYRDWLYCASSMVEGSNVREWRRNSDPKMSLRTEKRASVLAMEVVEDFIYLNCSSSANSLQIWLRGTQQKVGRISTGSKITSLITANDVVLCGTESGLIKAWIPL, from the exons ATGGCTCCTCCTCCTTCACCTTCTTTCTCCGTACCGGCGGATAAATTGGACGTTGAATCGATGAGGCTGGTTGTTAATTCGATCAACCGGTACATTTCCAGGTTAGTATCTGACGAAGAGGAGTGGGATTCCATAAGGTTGAAATGCAGCTCCAGGTTGAATTTTCAGCAACAAGAGTTTTTTGAGTTTTCCGAACAGGCAGTACTTTCAAATCTTTATTGGGGTATCAATGGTATCGAGGTTGCGTTGCGAGCGTGTTCGGAGGAATATAAGGGTTGCCAACTGAAGAATTCGGAGAAAATGCTTCAAGTCCCGGCGTTGCTTGACGAACAAGGAACTACTTCCGGGATACCTAATGAGTATTTAGTTTCTTGTTCTTATTTTTACCTTTCGGTTATAAAGAATCTGCAGAACGATCGATTGCAAGCCGCTTTGCATTTTTTACAAGCGTTGCTTGTCTCGCCAATGCTTGTTCGAACCGAGTTTGCGTCGGAAGAACTATGTGGAAGCCTTTTTGAGTCTGCTACACAAGAAATAGTTGGAACTCAGAGGTTGAATTCGGTTTCTAGTAACTGTTCTGCTCGGGACAACCTTGCTGAATCGACAAGGCAGATGGCGAGGAGATACAAGCATTGGTTAATTTATTACCAGGTCATGTTATATGAATCGACGAATTTCAG TCACAAGATTGCCGACAGCACGGATTCCTCAAAGCCATCTGAGCACTGGAACAGACCACAGGCTAATTATAAG TTCGATAAAGTGTATCCACTCGATCACCAAGAAGATATCATCGAGACCATGGCATATGGAACTCAATCATCTGTAAACAATAAAGAAGATCAAGTCCGTAGTAAAGCTATAGAGGACTGGGACCACATTCGAAGGTTACAACTTCGGAGAATGGAGCTAAACCAGAACGAAAGTATCAAATGCCTGCAGGATGTCTTGGACGAATCCCAATCTGACACACCGAATTTCGAGGATGAATGCAATTCGGAGAGCACGGAGGATAGTACTGGCTTGTTTAACTCGGAAAGAATATATTTGGATGGCCAAAAACGAGCGAGCTATGATCA GATGTTGCATTGTCATAATGGTACATCGGGCCAAGAATACGAAGCAATTGTGTTTCCTCCAGTTCCTGAGCATCAAACAAACAGAGATGTCATCGACGAAGCGAACATCGATAAGTATTTCCCGGACAGATTGTTCAGAACTGTCAGTGATTTAAGTTTATCTATGTTAGAGACCGAAGACACAAGCCGGTTAGAACTACAACAAGTCCAGCTCTTTGAACACATAGCACCGAACTATAGAAGGAGTAAAAGCTCAACTCGTATGAAGCAAGAAAGGACTGCTAGAAGGGAAAAACTGGACTCACATTGCAAGGGTGAGTTAATGGGAATAATTCAGAATGCGGTTTCGAAACTCTGTTTCTCGGACGGATTAGAGATGTCTGGGAAAGATTATGCAGTCGAAATCACTGCAATTTACCGAATGTTAAACAATAAACATGGTGTGAAGTACACAATGTTGAAAGATGTGATTCTGGAGCAGTTGTTGATAGCTGTTTCGACTTCCGAAGAGGAAATGGTAATACGAGCATCAGTTACTGTCTTAACGACTATCGTTTCAACAAATATATCGGTAGTAgacgatataaaaaaaaaaggtttacgACTAACCGATCTAGCACGCGCCCTAAAATGTAACGTGCACGAGGCAGCTACTCTTATATACTTAATAAAACCATCTGCTGCTGAAATAAAAACTTTAGAGCTCTTACCAACACTCGTGGAAGTCATTTGTACCTCTAACAGTTCGAGATGTAGGCCATCTAAATCGGTTACGGTAACACCACCCGCGGCATCGTTGATGATTATCGAAGTATTGGTAACTGCATTTGATAATGCTACGAATAACATGCACTTAGCAGCAATCAATTCGCCTCGTGTTTTATCCGGACTTCTAGATGTTGCAAAGAATCATAGCTTGGAAGAACATATTTCTTTGGCCACAATTCTTGTGAAGTGTATGCAATTTGATGGACAATGTAGAAAATATATATCACAAGCTATTGCAATGGCTCCATTTATACATTTGTTACAAAGTAACGAGAAACGGGCCGTGTTCGTTGCGCTCGAGTTTTTTCACGAAGTTCTTCGAATTCCACG GTCATCAGCCATTAGCCTATTGCAGCAGATAGTGAAAGGATGTATCGATATTATGGACATACTAATCGTTTGCGTTCGCGGTTTCCGAGCCGAGTACCAAATTTTAGCAGCAAATTTATTGCTTCAATTAGACACCCTG GAAAACCCGAAAGGTAAAAGCTTATTTCGAGAGGAAGCAATGCAAGTCCTTTTTCAGTCAATTGTATTGGAAGAAAGCTCGACTGCACAGCTATTATCGGCATTCATTCTATCGAATATCGGTGGGACTTATTCATGGACAGGGGAACCATATACCATAGCATGGCTGGTGAAAAAAGCCGGTTTAACCTCTTTGAATCATCGGAACATGATAAGAAACTTCGATTGGTTAGATCCGAGCTTGCAG GATATGGTAACCGATTTGTGGTGCAGCAAGATTGCAAGAAGCATTAACGAGTTCGGGAAACCGGCATTCGTTGCTTTACGAAAGGGTTTAAAGAGTCAGATAAAAAGGGTTGCACGAGAGTCTTTAACGACCATCGCGTGGCTCGGTTGCGAAATCTCAAAAAGTTCGAATAGCCTTCGATATTCAGCTTGTGGGATCTTACTAGGTGAAGTTGAGAAATTTTTACATCCAGGAATGGACCTTGAAGAAAGGCTTTTAGCATGCCTATGCATATATAACTATGCTTCGGGAAAAG GGATGAAGAAACTGATTCATTTCTCGGAAGGTGTACGAGAATCGCTTCGGAGATTTTCAAATGTAATCTGGATGGCTGATGAACTACATAGAGTAGCTGATTTCTACTTGCCTAATAAATCG CGTATTTCTTGCGTTCATACACAAATAGTAGAAGTGAGTCACAAATACAGTGGAGCTGTAAATGCCTTAATTTACTACAAAGGAATGCTTTATAGTGGATACTCCGATGGTTCAATCAAG GTATGGGACATCAAAAGGCAATCAGCCACACTTTTATGGGACATTAAGGAGCATAAAGACTCAGTGACATGCTTTTCACTCTTTGAACCAGGAGAGACCCTTTTAAGTGGTTCTATTGATAAGACCATTAGA GTGTGGCAAATGGTTCATAACAAATTGGAATGCATTGAAGTTATAGCCACAAAAGAACCAGTTCAAAAGCTAGACACATATGGTCAAATGATATTTATGATCACCCATGCCCACCATCTTAAG GTTATTGATTCATTAAGAACAACCAACAGCATATGCAAAACCAAGAGTGTGAAATGCATGAAGATGGTTCAAGGAAGGATTTATGCAGGCTGTACCGATTCAAGTATTCAG GAGGTTTCTTTATCCAGCAACCATCAAAGAGAGATCAAAGCAGCTGTTAAGAAATGGAGAATGCAAAGCAAACCCATCAATTCAATCACCATGTATAGGGACTGGCTTTATTGTGCAAGTTCAATGGTTGAAGGTTCTAACGTTAGG GAATGGAGGAGAAACTCTGATCCCAAAATGTCATTGAGAACAGAGAAAAGAGCAAGTGTTTTAGCAATGGAAGTAGTGGAAGACTTCATATACTTAAATTGCAGCTCATCAGCTAATAGTCTTCAG ATATGGTTGAGAGGAACACAACAGAAAGTGGGGAGAATATCAACTGGCAGCAAAATAACAAGCCTTATAACTGCAAATGACGTCGTTCTCTGCGGGACAGAGTCTGGGTTAATCAAG GCATGGATCCCCCTTTAA